One Henriciella litoralis genomic window carries:
- a CDS encoding error-prone DNA polymerase, with protein sequence MSQYAELAVTTNFSFLRGASHGEELVAQAKGLGLAAIGIADRNTLAGVVRAHLAAKEYGLRLLVGARLVTDDGFELITYPQDRAAYGRLSSLLSEGKLRAEKGECHIRLEDIMAHAEGQIFIAMPPPSAGEAFRLRLEWLRAQWGDRLYLAARHGFDGQNREKLARLAELGLRAGGVPIVAVNDVLYHAAERRPLQDVMTCIREHCTVSEAGFRLEANAERHLKPPEEMARFFKGFEPALRRSLEIVARCTFSLDELAYEYPDEPVPAGKTPQAHLEALTWEGAEWRYPDGLPDKVRKALTKELKLISELDYAPYFLTVHDIVAWARGQAILCQGRGSAANSAVCYCLGITSVDPSITSLLFERFLSKERKEPPDIDVDFEHERREEVIQYVYRRYGRHKAALTATVISYRPRSAVREVCKALGLSQDIASALAGTVWGSFGSDVKEQQIRQAGLDPANPVIRRAVQLTRQLIGFPRHLSQHVGGFVLTRGPLVETVPIGNAAMDERTFIEWDKDDISALGIMKVDVLALGMLTCIRKAFDMLRLHKGLDYDLATIPQEDEATYDMLCKGDSLGTFQVESRAQMNMLPRLRPRVFYDLVIEVAIVRPGPIQGDMVHPYLRRRKGIETVTYPSPAPEHGPADELETILKRTNGVPLFQEQAMQIAMDAAKFTPDEANGLRRAMATFRKVGTIQNYEDMMVERMVARGYERTFAQRCFDQVKGFGEYGFPESHAASFALLVYVSSWLKCHHPDVFCAALLNSQPMGFYAPAQIVRDAREHGVEVREADVNFSDWDNILEPCGRGEMVFLPPPAGEVARECGAKGASQQSVPPSTRPLRPSGTSPVLRQAQDEDGGGKGSLLAVRLGFRQIDGLREDEMEAMMAARAGGFEQPTDIRRRTGITRRAMELLAAADAFGSMGLNRREALWAARGEAPGQSLPLFAAADTADQGREQAAKLPEMPLSEHVLQDYQTTRLSLKAHPMSFLRNHYETMRTLSTKAASDLSNGARVQTAGVVLVRQRPGSASGVCFITIEDETGVANLVVWPNVFERFRAIVMGARIIMVKGRVQKADNVTHIVAEQLIDRTDDLGLLSETNITDPMRGVLSNADEVVKPIPDRRGPPAKPAHSHPRNVRIIPNSRDFH encoded by the coding sequence ATGAGCCAGTATGCCGAACTCGCCGTCACGACGAATTTCTCTTTCCTGCGCGGGGCCAGCCATGGCGAGGAACTGGTGGCGCAGGCAAAGGGGCTTGGCCTTGCCGCAATCGGCATTGCAGACCGCAACACACTAGCCGGTGTCGTGCGCGCGCATCTGGCGGCGAAGGAATACGGATTGAGGCTGCTGGTCGGCGCCCGGCTTGTCACCGATGATGGCTTTGAGCTGATCACCTATCCGCAGGACCGGGCCGCCTATGGCCGTCTTTCGAGCCTGCTGAGCGAGGGCAAGCTGCGTGCTGAAAAGGGCGAGTGCCATATCCGGCTGGAAGACATCATGGCGCATGCCGAGGGGCAGATCTTTATCGCCATGCCGCCGCCCAGCGCGGGAGAGGCGTTTCGCCTGCGGCTGGAATGGCTGCGCGCGCAATGGGGGGACCGGCTCTATCTTGCTGCGCGCCACGGCTTTGACGGGCAGAACCGGGAGAAGCTCGCCCGGCTGGCAGAGCTGGGCCTGCGCGCGGGGGGTGTGCCCATCGTGGCGGTGAATGATGTGCTCTACCACGCCGCCGAGCGCCGCCCCCTGCAGGATGTGATGACCTGCATCCGTGAACATTGCACCGTCTCCGAAGCCGGGTTCCGGTTGGAGGCAAATGCTGAGCGGCATTTGAAACCGCCCGAAGAAATGGCACGGTTTTTCAAAGGGTTCGAGCCAGCTCTTCGACGAAGTCTAGAGATTGTGGCGCGGTGTACTTTCTCTCTGGATGAGCTTGCCTATGAGTATCCTGATGAGCCTGTGCCGGCTGGTAAGACACCTCAAGCTCACCTTGAGGCGCTGACATGGGAAGGCGCGGAATGGCGCTATCCGGATGGCCTGCCGGACAAGGTGCGCAAGGCTTTGACCAAGGAGTTGAAGCTGATCAGCGAACTCGATTACGCGCCCTATTTCCTGACCGTCCATGACATTGTCGCCTGGGCACGCGGTCAGGCGATCCTTTGTCAGGGGCGTGGGTCGGCGGCCAATTCGGCGGTCTGTTATTGTCTCGGCATCACGAGTGTCGACCCGTCGATTACCAGCCTCCTCTTTGAGCGGTTCCTGTCCAAGGAGCGTAAGGAGCCGCCCGATATCGATGTCGATTTTGAGCATGAGCGGCGTGAGGAAGTCATCCAGTATGTCTATCGCCGCTATGGCCGTCACAAGGCGGCGCTGACCGCGACCGTCATCTCCTACCGCCCGCGCTCTGCGGTGCGCGAAGTGTGCAAGGCGCTGGGGCTCTCGCAGGACATTGCCTCGGCGCTGGCCGGGACGGTTTGGGGCAGTTTCGGATCTGATGTGAAGGAGCAGCAGATCCGTCAGGCCGGTCTCGACCCGGCCAATCCGGTGATCCGGCGCGCGGTGCAGCTCACCCGCCAGCTGATCGGCTTTCCGCGGCACTTGTCTCAGCATGTCGGTGGTTTCGTACTGACACGAGGGCCGCTGGTCGAGACGGTCCCGATTGGCAATGCGGCGATGGATGAGCGCACCTTCATTGAATGGGACAAGGACGATATCAGCGCGCTCGGCATTATGAAGGTGGATGTGCTGGCGCTCGGCATGCTGACCTGTATCCGCAAGGCGTTCGACATGCTGCGGCTTCACAAGGGCCTCGACTATGACCTCGCCACCATCCCGCAGGAGGATGAGGCGACCTATGATATGCTATGCAAGGGTGACTCGCTTGGCACATTCCAGGTCGAGAGCCGGGCGCAGATGAACATGCTGCCGCGGCTTCGACCACGGGTTTTCTATGACCTTGTGATCGAGGTCGCGATTGTCAGGCCCGGGCCGATACAGGGCGATATGGTGCACCCCTATCTTCGTCGCCGCAAAGGCATCGAGACCGTCACCTATCCGTCCCCTGCCCCCGAACACGGCCCAGCCGATGAGCTGGAAACCATATTGAAGCGGACAAATGGCGTACCGCTCTTCCAGGAGCAGGCAATGCAGATCGCCATGGATGCGGCGAAGTTTACCCCCGATGAGGCCAATGGCCTTCGCCGGGCGATGGCGACGTTCCGCAAGGTCGGCACGATCCAGAATTATGAAGACATGATGGTCGAACGCATGGTCGCGCGGGGGTATGAGCGCACCTTTGCGCAGCGCTGCTTCGATCAGGTGAAGGGCTTCGGGGAATATGGCTTCCCGGAGAGCCATGCGGCGAGCTTTGCGCTTCTGGTGTACGTGTCGTCCTGGCTGAAATGCCATCATCCGGACGTGTTCTGCGCCGCGCTTCTGAATAGCCAGCCGATGGGGTTCTACGCCCCGGCGCAGATTGTACGCGATGCGCGCGAGCATGGTGTGGAGGTACGCGAGGCAGACGTGAATTTTTCCGATTGGGACAACATATTGGAGCCTTGCGGTCGGGGTGAGATGGTCTTTCTTCCCCCGCCTGCGGGGGAAGTGGCCCGCGAATGCGGGGCGAAGGGAGCCTCCCAACAAAGCGTACCACCCTCCACGCGCCCCCTCCGCCCTTCGGGCACGTCCCCCGTCCTTCGACAGGCTCAGGATGAGGACGGGGGAGGAAAAGGCTCTCTCCTCGCTGTGCGGCTCGGCTTTCGCCAGATTGATGGTCTGCGTGAAGACGAGATGGAAGCGATGATGGCCGCGCGGGCGGGCGGGTTTGAGCAACCGACCGATATTCGACGGCGTACGGGGATTACACGGCGGGCCATGGAGCTTCTGGCGGCAGCAGATGCGTTCGGGTCGATGGGGCTGAACAGGCGCGAGGCGCTTTGGGCCGCGCGCGGGGAAGCGCCAGGCCAGTCCCTTCCTCTCTTTGCAGCTGCCGATACAGCAGATCAGGGCCGCGAGCAGGCCGCGAAGCTTCCGGAAATGCCGCTCTCGGAACATGTCCTGCAGGATTATCAGACGACGCGTCTCTCGCTGAAGGCGCACCCGATGTCCTTCCTGCGCAACCATTATGAGACGATGCGGACGCTGAGCACAAAGGCGGCGAGCGATCTTTCAAATGGCGCGCGGGTTCAGACGGCGGGGGTCGTTCTGGTGCGCCAGAGGCCGGGCTCGGCGAGCGGGGTTTGTTTCATCACGATCGAGGATGAGACCGGGGTCGCCAATCTGGTTGTCTGGCCAAACGTGTTTGAACGGTTTCGCGCTATCGTCATGGGCGCGCGTATCATCATGGTCAAAGGCCGCGTCCAGAAGGCAGACAATGTCACTCATATTGTGGCCGAACAGCTGATCGACCGGACCGACGATCTTGGCCTTCTGTCAGAGACGAACATCACCGACCCGATGCGCGGCGTGCTGTCGAATGCAGACGAGGTGGTCAAGCCAATCCCTGACCGACGCGGACCGCCCGCGAAACCGGCACACAGTCATCCACGCAATGTGCGGATTATTCCCAACAGTCGCGACTTTCACTGA
- a CDS encoding efflux RND transporter periplasmic adaptor subunit: protein MTDVKIALALISGLLVLSSCGSEEQTAPAARTERAVQIIPHQVSYRTETTRIEAVGTARARSSATIYPETAGEVVEVNFEAGDKVTKGDVLLRLESDAERLAERQAQVTLKNAERVIERYNKVSTPGVISTNEMDRAQAAYDAAGIDLSIARDALSNRVVRAPFSGYVGLTDIDPGARINTNTVITRIDDREILYVDFPVPEQTFGRIKPGDAFDVFPFSNPQASYSAKVMTVDSSIDATTRAYTVRTSIDNSEDNLRPGMSFRIGFDLPGQSYPSVPEASIVWGGDGAFVWAVEDGRAKRVGVTIVSRDDGKVLVKADIAEGSWVIDEGVQKVREGVPVATPGRSDLSAPAATATGPRPGGNAAAQP from the coding sequence GTGACAGACGTTAAAATCGCCCTTGCGCTTATTTCAGGCCTGCTCGTGCTGTCGTCATGCGGCAGTGAGGAGCAGACGGCCCCTGCCGCGCGGACCGAACGCGCGGTCCAGATTATTCCGCATCAGGTCAGCTATCGCACGGAAACGACACGAATAGAGGCCGTCGGAACGGCGCGCGCGCGCTCCTCGGCGACGATCTACCCAGAAACGGCTGGTGAAGTTGTGGAAGTCAATTTCGAGGCTGGCGACAAGGTGACGAAGGGCGACGTCTTACTGCGCCTTGAGTCGGATGCAGAGCGACTGGCTGAACGGCAGGCGCAGGTCACCCTGAAGAATGCCGAACGCGTTATTGAGCGCTACAACAAGGTTTCGACGCCCGGCGTGATCTCCACTAACGAAATGGATCGCGCCCAGGCGGCCTATGATGCGGCTGGGATCGACCTCTCCATTGCCCGCGACGCCCTGTCCAACCGCGTCGTGCGAGCGCCTTTCTCTGGCTATGTTGGCCTCACCGATATCGATCCGGGGGCACGGATAAATACCAATACCGTCATCACCCGCATTGATGATCGTGAAATCCTGTATGTCGACTTTCCAGTGCCCGAACAGACCTTTGGCCGTATCAAGCCGGGAGACGCGTTTGACGTGTTTCCCTTCTCAAATCCGCAAGCGAGCTATTCGGCCAAGGTCATGACGGTCGACAGCTCTATCGACGCAACGACCCGCGCCTACACTGTGCGGACCTCAATCGATAATTCCGAGGACAATCTAAGGCCCGGCATGAGCTTTCGGATCGGGTTTGACCTGCCGGGACAGTCTTATCCATCCGTGCCGGAAGCCTCGATCGTCTGGGGCGGTGACGGCGCTTTTGTTTGGGCGGTGGAAGATGGCCGGGCCAAACGGGTTGGCGTGACCATCGTCAGCCGTGATGACGGTAAGGTTCTGGTCAAGGCCGATATTGCCGAAGGCAGCTGGGTCATTGATGAGGGTGTGCAGAAGGTGCGCGAAGGCGTACCCGTTGCAACGCCCGGCCGTAGCGATCTCTCGGCGCCGGCCGCGACGGCAACCGGCCCCCGACCGGGCGGAAACGCGGCAGCGCAGCCATGA
- a CDS encoding efflux RND transporter permease subunit has protein sequence MTPPGAGLPGLSVRRPLLAMVLNLLIVIAGLAAILGVEVRELPDVDRPIVSVQASLPGGAPETIDSEVTSILEGAVAGVSGLREIRSSSEENSARMRIEFNPGVDLDTAASDVREAVSRVTRQLPERVENLFVTKADSRGESVLTIAVISDAYSEEELTRIIENDIAPEFQSIDGVATIQQFGTRERQMRVLIDPLRLNRFGLTIADVATALRQAPFDVPVGSFRSESQELIVRAEATAATPALIKDIYIRGNTKIGDVAEVVLGPADAENFLRLNGSPVIGLGVVRQAQSNTIQISEAAKRKVAQLNRRFDDIELRVTSDEAIFIEKSVEEVLTSLLITVLIVVATIWLFLGSLKATIIPAVAIPISLIGTVAGIWALGFSINLLTLLALVLATGLIVDDAIVVLENIQRKQSEGIRRRAAAVLGGQQVFFAVIATTAVLVAVFVPISFLPSTTGRLFREFGFVMSLAVIISSFVALSIAPAIASKFRFVARDPADRKDSYLEKFGRKVLRLYERMLRFCLGFPLVVVLVSVLTAIGAGLLFFSLPQELVPPEDRGVVEVFATGPDGVGLAYMDQQADRMEAILQPYVDDGTIDALFTIVGRYDPNRIGITARLAPWEDRDISQQELISKLQGPMSNIPGARVSVFGRSSLSGGFGGRGGGLQVALTGSNYDEIYAAARELSALIEDNPILSNPEISYQPTQPQLSIAIDRRRAADLNIPLDELSVTLRAMVDGEDLIDLNVDDQSIPIILESETGTIRDPGDLSNLFVRSTNGNLVPISTLTTITEEGVAAELDRTEQRRAIEVQMDTLPGAPLADAIAEITRLGRETLPDGINMLLQGEAATLEESNHDLLLTYGFAFVIVLLVLIAQFESITSPVVVMLSVPFALAAAVYALFLTGVSLNIYSQIGLVMLIGLMAKNGILLVEFADQLRGEGKSVKDSVFEAATLRARPIAMTLISTVLGALPLILSSGAGSEARNSIGWVVFGGLGLAGIFTLFLTPVIYLGIAQLSKARVTETRALEDELKEAETAGRQPAE, from the coding sequence ATGACGCCTCCTGGCGCAGGCCTTCCGGGACTTTCGGTCCGTAGACCGCTTCTGGCGATGGTCCTCAACCTGCTGATCGTGATCGCAGGCCTCGCCGCCATTCTTGGTGTCGAAGTTCGCGAGCTGCCGGATGTTGATCGGCCTATCGTGTCCGTGCAGGCCAGCCTCCCGGGGGGTGCCCCCGAAACAATCGATTCCGAAGTCACGAGTATTCTTGAGGGCGCCGTGGCGGGCGTCTCAGGCCTCCGGGAAATCCGCTCATCCAGTGAAGAGAATAGCGCGCGCATGCGCATCGAGTTCAATCCTGGCGTGGACCTCGATACGGCCGCGTCAGACGTCCGCGAAGCCGTCAGCCGCGTCACACGGCAGCTACCGGAGCGCGTCGAAAATCTGTTTGTCACCAAGGCGGACTCTCGAGGCGAATCCGTTCTGACGATTGCGGTGATCTCTGACGCGTATAGCGAAGAAGAACTCACCCGCATCATCGAGAACGATATTGCGCCAGAATTCCAGTCGATTGATGGGGTCGCAACTATTCAACAATTTGGCACGCGCGAGCGCCAGATGCGTGTGCTGATCGATCCGCTGCGGCTTAACCGATTTGGCCTGACCATAGCCGATGTTGCAACCGCCCTTCGACAAGCCCCATTCGACGTGCCCGTTGGAAGCTTTCGGTCCGAGAGCCAGGAGCTGATCGTCAGAGCCGAAGCGACGGCCGCAACGCCCGCCCTGATCAAGGACATCTACATTCGCGGCAACACGAAAATCGGCGATGTCGCTGAGGTTGTGCTCGGCCCAGCGGACGCAGAGAATTTTCTACGCCTCAATGGTTCGCCGGTCATTGGTCTTGGCGTGGTGAGGCAGGCCCAATCAAACACGATCCAGATATCGGAAGCGGCCAAGCGCAAGGTCGCCCAGCTCAATCGCCGGTTCGACGACATCGAACTGCGCGTGACGTCCGACGAAGCCATCTTTATTGAGAAATCCGTCGAGGAAGTTCTGACCAGCCTGCTGATCACGGTGCTGATCGTGGTTGCTACGATCTGGCTGTTTCTTGGCTCGCTCAAGGCGACCATCATTCCGGCCGTGGCCATTCCGATATCACTGATCGGCACCGTGGCGGGGATCTGGGCCCTCGGATTTTCGATCAATCTGCTGACCTTGCTGGCTCTGGTGCTGGCCACCGGTCTCATCGTCGATGATGCGATCGTGGTGCTGGAGAACATTCAGCGTAAACAGTCCGAAGGCATTCGCCGACGGGCAGCCGCCGTGCTGGGCGGCCAACAGGTGTTCTTCGCCGTCATCGCAACAACGGCCGTCCTGGTCGCCGTTTTCGTACCGATCTCTTTCCTGCCATCGACCACGGGACGCCTGTTCCGGGAGTTCGGCTTTGTGATGTCGTTGGCGGTGATCATTTCATCCTTTGTTGCGCTGTCCATTGCGCCTGCCATTGCGTCAAAGTTCCGCTTCGTCGCGCGCGACCCAGCGGATCGAAAGGACAGCTATCTTGAGAAATTCGGCCGCAAGGTCTTGCGGCTGTATGAGCGAATGCTGCGCTTCTGCCTCGGCTTTCCGCTCGTCGTGGTTCTGGTTTCCGTGCTGACGGCGATTGGTGCCGGATTACTCTTCTTCTCCCTGCCGCAGGAACTGGTGCCGCCTGAAGACCGCGGTGTGGTGGAAGTGTTTGCCACCGGGCCTGATGGGGTTGGCCTCGCCTATATGGACCAGCAAGCCGACAGGATGGAAGCCATCCTGCAACCCTATGTCGACGATGGCACAATCGACGCGCTTTTCACCATTGTCGGCCGGTATGACCCAAACCGGATCGGGATCACCGCGCGCCTGGCGCCCTGGGAAGACCGCGATATCAGCCAACAGGAGCTGATTTCGAAGCTGCAGGGACCAATGTCCAACATACCCGGCGCACGCGTATCAGTGTTCGGCCGATCTAGCCTGTCAGGTGGGTTCGGGGGGCGCGGCGGCGGGCTGCAGGTTGCCCTGACGGGCAGCAATTATGACGAAATCTACGCCGCTGCGCGGGAATTGTCGGCATTGATCGAAGACAATCCGATCCTGTCGAACCCTGAAATCTCGTACCAACCGACACAGCCGCAGCTCTCGATAGCGATTGATCGCAGGCGCGCAGCAGACCTCAATATTCCGCTCGACGAGTTATCGGTGACTTTGCGCGCAATGGTTGATGGCGAGGACCTGATTGACCTTAATGTCGATGATCAGTCCATCCCGATCATTCTGGAGTCTGAGACAGGCACTATCCGCGACCCGGGCGACCTCAGCAATCTCTTCGTGCGGTCCACAAATGGTAATCTGGTGCCGATCTCGACGCTGACCACGATCACGGAAGAAGGGGTCGCCGCAGAGCTCGACCGTACAGAGCAGCGCCGCGCCATCGAAGTGCAAATGGACACGCTGCCCGGCGCGCCGCTGGCTGATGCGATTGCTGAGATCACACGCCTTGGCCGCGAGACCCTGCCCGACGGCATCAACATGCTGCTGCAGGGGGAGGCTGCAACGCTGGAGGAAAGCAATCATGACCTGTTGCTGACCTATGGCTTTGCATTCGTGATTGTCCTTCTGGTGCTGATCGCGCAGTTCGAGAGCATTACCAGCCCGGTTGTTGTGATGCTGAGCGTGCCGTTCGCGCTCGCAGCGGCGGTGTATGCGCTGTTTCTGACAGGCGTCTCGCTCAACATTTATTCGCAGATCGGTCTCGTCATGCTGATCGGTCTGATGGCCAAAAACGGTATTCTGCTCGTCGAGTTTGCCGATCAGTTGCGAGGTGAAGGCAAGAGCGTGAAAGACTCCGTCTTCGAAGCGGCCACCCTCCGCGCCAGGCCGATTGCGATGACGTTGATCTCGACTGTGCTGGGCGCGCTGCCGCTGATCCTGTCTTCAGGTGCAGGCTCTGAGGCACGCAACTCAATTGGTTGGGTCGTGTTCGGCGGGCTCGGGTTGGCGGGTATCTTCACCCTGTTCCTGACGCCGGTGATCTATCTCGGCATCGCGCAGCTAAGCAAGGCGCGCGTCACTGAGACACGCGCCCTGGAAGACGAGCTGAAAGAAGCAGAGACAGCGGGCCGTCAGCCGGCAGAATGA
- a CDS encoding alpha-glucosidase, protein MPEDTTQDSPWWKGAVIYQIYPRSFLDTDADGIGDLAGIVKGLDHVAALGVDAVWLSPFFTSPMKDYGYDVADYCDVDPMFGSLADFDRLVARAHTLGLKVIIDQVYSHTSDQHAWFEESRADRTNPKADWYVWADPKPDGSPPNNWQAVFGGSSWEWDARRQQYYLHNFLVSQPDLNLHNLEVQDALLETARFWLDRGVDGFRLDAINFGMHDQQLRDNPPSGIAMENVTRPFDMQDHIYNMSQPGVPAFLSRLRSVLDTYGERFTVAEVVGANSINEMKSFTEGETHLSSAYSFDFLYATTLSPGRIKRSLQEWSGRPGEGWPSWAFSNHDAPRAVSRWADESQRKQAADTLMLLLLSLRGNAFIYQGEELGLPQADVPFEHLKDPEAIANWPRTLGRDGARTPMPWRSGASNSGFSEAVQPWLPVDPRHDLLAVDQQTNVSGSSLSVARALIAIRKSSDALRLGEMEFLDTPDGVVAYKRVHGDAVMICVFNLSERPVSYLPVQAADLEFVVDQTGAAEPGAVIPETLSPWTGYWATLKDHSAG, encoded by the coding sequence ATGCCTGAAGACACCACACAAGACAGTCCCTGGTGGAAGGGTGCGGTCATCTATCAGATCTATCCGCGCAGCTTTCTTGATACCGATGCGGACGGCATCGGGGATCTGGCCGGTATCGTGAAAGGGCTCGATCACGTCGCAGCCCTCGGCGTCGACGCTGTCTGGCTATCGCCATTCTTTACCTCGCCGATGAAGGACTATGGCTACGACGTTGCAGACTATTGCGACGTCGATCCGATGTTCGGCTCCCTTGCAGATTTCGACCGGCTCGTGGCCCGCGCGCATACGCTTGGCCTGAAGGTCATTATCGACCAGGTCTATTCACATACCTCCGATCAGCACGCCTGGTTTGAAGAGAGCAGGGCTGACAGAACGAACCCGAAAGCCGACTGGTATGTCTGGGCAGATCCGAAGCCCGATGGCTCGCCGCCAAACAACTGGCAGGCCGTTTTCGGCGGCTCTTCCTGGGAGTGGGATGCCCGTCGCCAGCAATACTATCTGCATAATTTCCTGGTCTCGCAGCCGGACCTGAACCTTCACAATCTGGAGGTGCAGGACGCCCTTCTTGAGACGGCGCGCTTCTGGCTTGACCGGGGTGTTGACGGATTTCGCCTGGATGCCATCAATTTCGGCATGCATGACCAGCAGCTGCGCGACAATCCGCCGTCCGGCATCGCAATGGAGAACGTAACGCGTCCGTTCGATATGCAGGACCATATCTACAACATGTCCCAACCGGGCGTTCCGGCCTTTCTCTCTCGCCTGCGCAGCGTGCTGGATACCTATGGCGAGCGGTTCACTGTGGCTGAAGTTGTCGGGGCCAATTCAATCAATGAAATGAAAAGTTTCACTGAAGGCGAGACGCATCTCAGCTCCGCCTACAGCTTTGACTTTCTGTACGCCACGACGCTGTCGCCAGGCCGCATCAAACGCTCTCTGCAGGAGTGGAGCGGTCGTCCGGGGGAGGGCTGGCCGAGTTGGGCATTTTCAAATCATGATGCACCAAGGGCCGTTTCGCGCTGGGCTGACGAGTCACAGCGCAAGCAGGCGGCTGATACGCTGATGCTTCTGCTGCTGTCGCTGCGCGGCAATGCCTTCATCTATCAGGGCGAAGAGCTTGGTCTGCCGCAGGCTGACGTGCCGTTCGAGCATTTGAAAGACCCCGAAGCCATTGCCAACTGGCCCCGCACGCTTGGCCGCGATGGGGCTCGCACGCCGATGCCGTGGCGGTCTGGCGCGAGCAATTCGGGCTTTTCTGAAGCGGTTCAGCCTTGGCTCCCCGTTGATCCGCGCCATGATCTTCTGGCCGTCGATCAACAGACCAATGTTTCAGGCTCCAGCCTCAGCGTCGCGCGCGCGCTCATTGCGATCCGCAAGTCATCGGATGCCCTCCGTCTTGGTGAAATGGAGTTTCTGGATACGCCAGATGGCGTGGTCGCTTACAAGCGGGTGCACGGCGACGCGGTCATGATCTGCGTCTTCAATTTATCCGAACGGCCGGTGAGCTACCTGCCGGTCCAAGCTGCGGATCTGGAGTTCGTGGTGGATCAGACCGGCGCTGCTGAACCGGGCGCCGTTATTCCTGAAACGCTCTCCCCCTGGACGGGCTATTGGGCCACGCTCAAAGATCATTCTGCCGGCTGA
- a CDS encoding GGDEF domain-containing protein: protein MSQAAIIGLSIPAIAGCMSAIFLSFWYYNRKDQAALSFAAAFLMCVIGFTLNHYVLEKGSLANAALNNGAYAIGITLLVHGACLAFQRRTPWATMGALGVSSVVCALAIQQMSGDLGLRILVLNMIHGSMLTIGTLRLWGISRHSWSGTAVLSAYSLCIVNFTVISTATVYGRLITADTFFASAYWLTMTMLSTLSVIAVGGALISVCVMQRLRAVRDDADHDFLTGLKTRRAFEDSVERFCDGRNGDTAATLILVDLDHFKRINDRLGHTAGDEVIRSFGNFLTRQTRRADIAGRVGGEEFCLLLPGTGTSGARRLAARLRNALTTLEVSALPEGEKITASFGIAEFGRVTSFSEVYSTADCALYAAKARGRDRIVCAEPPADAGTPLSRQRFASTDAEVTPLNKHNAA, encoded by the coding sequence TTGAGCCAGGCAGCCATCATCGGACTTTCGATCCCGGCGATTGCCGGATGTATGAGCGCGATCTTTCTTTCCTTCTGGTATTACAACCGCAAGGATCAGGCGGCGCTTTCATTTGCCGCCGCATTTTTGATGTGCGTCATCGGTTTCACGCTGAACCATTATGTTCTCGAAAAGGGCTCGCTCGCGAATGCCGCGCTGAACAATGGCGCTTACGCAATCGGGATTACATTGCTTGTCCACGGTGCTTGTCTTGCCTTTCAGCGGCGCACACCTTGGGCAACGATGGGGGCATTGGGGGTGTCCAGCGTCGTATGCGCCTTGGCCATTCAACAGATGTCGGGTGATCTTGGCCTGCGCATCCTCGTTTTGAACATGATCCACGGTTCCATGCTAACTATTGGTACGCTTAGACTTTGGGGCATATCGCGTCATTCCTGGTCTGGAACAGCTGTCCTGTCGGCCTATTCGCTTTGCATCGTGAATTTCACAGTGATTTCAACGGCGACGGTCTATGGACGTCTGATCACGGCGGACACTTTCTTTGCGTCGGCCTACTGGCTGACCATGACGATGTTGAGCACGCTTTCTGTCATCGCTGTTGGCGGCGCGCTTATTTCAGTTTGTGTAATGCAGCGCCTGCGAGCCGTTCGCGACGACGCCGACCATGATTTTCTCACCGGCCTGAAGACCCGGCGGGCATTCGAAGACAGCGTCGAGCGCTTCTGCGACGGGCGCAATGGCGACACGGCCGCGACGCTGATCCTGGTCGACCTCGATCATTTCAAACGTATCAACGACCGGTTGGGACATACCGCTGGCGATGAGGTGATCCGCTCGTTCGGTAATTTTCTGACACGCCAGACCCGGCGCGCCGACATCGCAGGCCGGGTCGGTGGCGAAGAATTCTGTCTCCTCCTGCCCGGTACCGGAACGTCAGGTGCACGCCGTCTTGCTGCAAGGCTGCGGAATGCGTTGACGACGCTTGAGGTGAGCGCTCTGCCCGAAGGTGAAAAAATCACGGCGAGTTTCGGTATTGCCGAATTTGGCAGGGTGACGTCCTTCAGCGAAGTTTATTCAACCGCTGACTGCGCCCTCTACGCAGCAAAAGCACGCGGTCGTGACCGGATTGTCTGCGCCGAACCGCCAGCAGACGCAGGCACACCGCTTTCTCGTCAGCGTTTTGCAAGTACGGACGCCGAGGTTACCCCACTGAACAAGCACAATGCGGCCTGA